The following DNA comes from Candidatus Bathyarchaeota archaeon.
GTTTGATCTATAGTGACTTTTACTGAATTATCTGACCAGTGGCGGTTTTCTTGTCAACTTGGACTTGTGTAACCCTAATTTTTACACGCTCTCTTGGCTTAGCCTTCGGCACAACAATAACGTAGCCTCGAATTCTTGACATCCCATCCCCGCTTGGGCACCTGTCGATTATGTTGACTTCTAATTCGTCTCCTACCTCGACAGGGGCAGGTTGACCAGCGTAATTTATCTTGTATTTTCCGCCTCTTACTCTTCTATGAACCATTGAGAAACCTGCTTTGGTTTATTTGATTTTGATGTTTAAAATCTTTCGAATGCTAATTTGTAAGTTTTGCTTGTAGCCGAAGGACTTGAAATTTCTGTGTTTTAATATCCGCGGTCTTTTTTGAAGGGGGTTAAGATTGTAACATTTGAAATCTCGTTAGGTATTGTCATAACAAAACGCACCCCTTGCCCACACATCCCCCGCTCCTGAACCGACCACCCATACAAGTCGCATATGCGGCGAATTAGCCAAAGCCCA
Coding sequences within:
- a CDS encoding TRAM domain-containing protein, whose protein sequence is MVHRRVRGGKYKINYAGQPAPVEVGDELEVNIIDRCPSGDGMSRIRGYVIVVPKAKPRERVKIRVTQVQVDKKTATGQIIQ